The following are from one region of the Dreissena polymorpha isolate Duluth1 chromosome 2, UMN_Dpol_1.0, whole genome shotgun sequence genome:
- the LOC127867934 gene encoding uncharacterized protein LOC127867934, with the protein MTTRSTDSQEPGQTTSVHTEEVDETSTETKEHSDTAHEYNSQDAAENMLNSESSDIDDSDNDKDYIPEEGDASSDESIVVELIPNIQRFQKKTASTLPPVESLQSRERDESSAEAHKTNITIA; encoded by the exons atgactactagatctacggacagccaggaaccaggacaaacaacatccgtacacacggaagaagtcgatgagacg AGTACCGAAACTAAAGAACATAGCGACACTGCACACGAGTACAATTCACAAGATGCAGcagaaaatatgttgaacagtgaatcatcggatatcgat GATAGTGACAATGACAAAGACTATATTCCGGAAGAAGGCGATGCATCGTCAGATGAGTCGATAGTTGTCGAACTCATACCAAACATTCAAAGATTTCAAAAGAAGACAGCGTCAACACTACCTCCTGTTGAATCCTTGCAATCTCGTGAACGTGACGAATCATCCGCAGAGGCACACAAAACCAACATCACCATCGCTTAA